A section of the Cryobacterium soli genome encodes:
- a CDS encoding dihydrodipicolinate synthase family protein — MTSLTAASTIRFAGIIPPVATPLHPDGTIDHASLSRLVEYLIGAGCSGLFALGSTGETAYFTNAQRVEIARTIVNTTAGRVPIIAGAIELTAVRVIEVARQLIKVGVDAIVTTAPLYTLNSTAEVASHFRTIAAAIDAPLWAYDVPVRVHSKLALDLLMELAAEGVLHGVKDSSGDDVGFRRLLAANEAAGHPLQVLTGHEMVVDAMLLAGADGVVPGFANVEAEGYVRLWEAAALGDWGATRAEQVRINRLFEVVFQPSGLSGDATGVGAFKAAMLARGLIDHATVATGVEALDDAAVTKIRAILADHDLLSV, encoded by the coding sequence ATGACTTCGCTCACCGCTGCCTCCACCATCCGTTTCGCCGGCATCATTCCCCCGGTCGCAACTCCTCTCCATCCGGACGGGACCATCGACCACGCGTCCCTCTCCCGCCTCGTGGAGTACCTGATCGGCGCCGGCTGCTCGGGCCTCTTCGCGCTGGGTTCTACCGGCGAGACCGCGTACTTCACCAACGCACAACGAGTAGAGATCGCCCGCACCATTGTCAACACCACGGCAGGGCGCGTGCCGATCATCGCCGGGGCCATAGAACTGACTGCCGTTCGCGTCATCGAGGTCGCGCGCCAGCTCATCAAGGTCGGGGTCGATGCGATCGTCACGACCGCCCCGCTCTACACGTTGAATTCGACCGCAGAGGTCGCCTCACATTTCCGCACCATCGCGGCCGCCATCGACGCACCGCTGTGGGCCTACGACGTTCCCGTGCGCGTTCACTCGAAACTCGCCCTGGACCTCCTCATGGAGCTGGCCGCTGAGGGAGTTCTGCACGGCGTGAAGGACTCATCCGGCGATGACGTCGGGTTCCGTCGCCTTCTGGCGGCCAACGAGGCCGCCGGGCATCCGCTGCAGGTTCTCACCGGGCACGAAATGGTCGTCGACGCGATGCTTCTTGCCGGTGCCGACGGCGTGGTCCCCGGCTTCGCGAACGTCGAAGCCGAGGGATACGTGCGCCTGTGGGAGGCCGCCGCTCTCGGAGACTGGGGGGCCACGCGGGCGGAGCAGGTGCGCATCAACCGCCTGTTCGAGGTGGTCTTTCAGCCGTCGGGCCTGTCCGGCGACGCGACAGGCGTTGGCGCGTTCAAGGCAGCCATGCTCGCGCGCGGCCTGATCGATCACGCCACCGTGGCGACCGGCGTGGAAGCTCTTGACGACGCCGCGGTGACGAAGATCCGCGCGATTCTCGCGGACCACGACCTGTTGTCGGTGTGA
- a CDS encoding DUF4862 family protein — protein sequence MRHEPPAEPLAPRGVLVSAYAASPAHGSWDPVLEGELLRGLCALPDVVGLEIPWLGALHPHDNAWFLHNVPAGAQLSLTALPFVMKRCREAPRYGIASPDRAGRAAALADLRRLAADVRVLTEQSDAEVTMVGLHTAPTGVGDATALAESLAELTDLDWKGAQLVIEHCDTVMPNHPFEKGFLPVADEISVAAQSGASIGMWLNWGRSAIELRSADSVTSQIAAVAASGLLTGLTFSGASAADGPYGDAWSDAHLPVLSADPASGSLLDDAHVRAALSAAAAADWLGVKVSRRPHDRTAADIVRTVESNLTAIRNVRTAREVTA from the coding sequence ATGAGGCACGAGCCGCCGGCCGAGCCCCTGGCACCTCGCGGAGTGCTCGTCAGCGCTTACGCCGCCTCGCCCGCGCATGGCAGCTGGGATCCCGTCCTGGAGGGGGAACTACTCCGGGGATTGTGCGCGCTGCCCGATGTGGTCGGACTTGAAATACCCTGGCTGGGCGCGCTCCATCCGCACGACAATGCGTGGTTCCTGCACAATGTCCCTGCCGGCGCCCAGTTGTCTCTGACCGCGTTGCCGTTCGTCATGAAACGATGCCGGGAAGCTCCACGCTATGGGATCGCGTCTCCGGATCGTGCGGGCAGGGCGGCCGCGCTCGCCGACCTGCGGCGCCTGGCCGCGGATGTGCGGGTGCTCACCGAGCAGTCTGATGCCGAGGTGACCATGGTCGGCCTGCACACCGCTCCCACCGGGGTCGGAGACGCCACGGCTCTCGCCGAGTCGCTGGCCGAGCTCACCGACCTCGACTGGAAGGGGGCGCAGCTCGTCATCGAACACTGCGACACTGTCATGCCGAACCACCCGTTCGAGAAGGGCTTCCTCCCGGTCGCCGACGAGATCTCCGTGGCCGCCCAGTCGGGAGCGTCCATCGGCATGTGGCTGAACTGGGGGCGCTCAGCCATTGAACTGCGCAGCGCGGACTCCGTCACCTCGCAGATCGCGGCGGTTGCCGCCTCCGGGCTCCTGACGGGGCTCACGTTCTCGGGGGCGAGTGCCGCCGACGGACCCTACGGCGACGCTTGGAGCGACGCGCATCTTCCCGTCCTCAGCGCCGACCCGGCTTCCGGTTCGCTCCTCGACGACGCACATGTGCGGGCGGCTCTCAGCGCCGCGGCCGCCGCAGACTGGCTGGGAGTGAAGGTCAGCCGTCGGCCGCACGACCGGACGGCGGCGGACATAGTTCGCACCGTCGAGAGCAACCTCACGGCGATCCGCAACGTTCGAACGGCCCGTGAGGTGACGGCATGA
- a CDS encoding ABC transporter permease, which produces MSNTLRLIGRRLLQLPIMILGITFLVFFVMSFSPVDPARTALGETASPDALESYRNAQGLNDPLLVRYGDFLVGLLRGDLGTYSARSLPVSEEVARAFPITLSLTFLGLVIAVVLALALGVLAAVYRDRWPDKIIRILGVASLSTPSFWLAILLIQLFTLQLSILPASGRLPDFTSDPVGWLARMALPAVALAIPVTGQLSRVVRTSMVEELDRDYVRTALGAGIPRHIVVARNVLRNALITPVTVLGLRVGYLIGGAVVIEVIFAIPGMGTLILNGVTNNEPNLVQGVTLAVALAFVVINIIVDLLYVLINPRIRAV; this is translated from the coding sequence GTGTCCAACACCCTCCGCCTCATCGGCCGTCGGCTCCTGCAGCTGCCGATCATGATCCTGGGCATCACATTCCTCGTTTTCTTCGTGATGTCTTTCTCTCCCGTCGACCCGGCACGCACCGCACTCGGCGAGACCGCATCCCCGGACGCCCTGGAGTCTTACCGCAATGCGCAAGGCCTCAATGACCCCCTGCTCGTTCGGTACGGCGATTTCCTCGTCGGTCTGCTGCGCGGCGATCTGGGGACATACTCCGCTCGGAGCCTCCCCGTCAGCGAAGAAGTCGCCCGAGCCTTCCCCATCACGCTCTCCCTCACCTTTCTCGGTCTGGTGATCGCCGTCGTCCTCGCCCTGGCGCTCGGAGTCCTCGCAGCCGTCTACCGCGATCGGTGGCCAGACAAGATCATCCGCATCCTGGGTGTCGCGTCGCTGTCCACTCCGTCCTTCTGGCTCGCCATCCTTCTCATCCAGCTGTTCACCCTGCAGCTCTCGATCCTTCCCGCCTCAGGCCGGCTTCCGGACTTCACCTCGGATCCGGTGGGCTGGTTGGCCCGGATGGCCCTGCCGGCGGTCGCGCTTGCCATCCCCGTGACAGGTCAGCTGTCGCGAGTCGTCCGCACATCCATGGTGGAGGAGCTCGACCGGGACTACGTGCGGACTGCGCTCGGCGCCGGCATCCCCCGACACATCGTGGTCGCCCGGAACGTGCTGCGGAATGCTCTGATCACCCCGGTCACGGTGCTCGGACTTCGCGTGGGATATCTCATCGGCGGTGCCGTCGTCATCGAGGTCATCTTCGCCATCCCCGGAATGGGAACGCTGATCCTCAACGGCGTGACCAACAACGAACCCAATCTCGTGCAGGGGGTCACCCTCGCGGTCGCCCTGGCCTTTGTCGTGATCAACATCATCGTCGATCTCCTGTACGTGCTGATCAACCCAAGAATTAGGGCGGTTTGA
- a CDS encoding ROK family protein, whose amino-acid sequence MNDVMLAVDIGGTKTAVALVDSEDVILSRATRPTPGSAGPGAVVSTVVRLATELLDRMPHAILRGVGIGTAGVVDVRSGSIVSSTDTLAGWAGTPLADAVRSGMGTRLPVDAVVHVQNDVDAHAAGEIRHGAALGADSVLVVAVGTGVGAGVILGGRALRGARHVAGEIAHMPTPGAEHLRCTCGRSGHLEAIGSGLGLYRHYLWLGGDPAETDARGVAGRAANGDVLAARAVRDSAAAVGRAIAAVVTVLDPERVVITGSVPMIGDAWWSAMDAAFRADVIDALQGVPLVAGTLGGDAPLRGAAASAWAALRGES is encoded by the coding sequence ATGAACGACGTCATGCTCGCCGTCGACATCGGAGGCACAAAAACCGCCGTCGCCCTCGTCGACTCGGAGGACGTCATCCTCAGCCGGGCCACACGGCCGACACCGGGATCGGCAGGACCAGGTGCGGTCGTCAGCACCGTGGTGCGCCTGGCCACCGAGCTGCTCGACCGGATGCCGCACGCGATTCTCCGTGGTGTCGGCATCGGTACCGCCGGGGTCGTCGACGTGCGCTCGGGATCGATCGTGTCTTCGACCGACACTCTTGCCGGCTGGGCCGGCACTCCGCTCGCCGACGCTGTGCGCAGCGGCATGGGCACCCGACTCCCGGTCGACGCGGTTGTGCATGTGCAGAACGACGTCGACGCTCACGCCGCAGGCGAGATTCGCCACGGCGCAGCACTCGGCGCCGACAGCGTGCTGGTCGTGGCGGTCGGCACCGGTGTCGGTGCCGGTGTAATTCTCGGCGGTCGCGCGCTCCGGGGGGCGCGCCACGTCGCCGGAGAAATTGCGCACATGCCCACTCCCGGCGCCGAACACCTGAGGTGCACGTGCGGACGCTCCGGCCATCTCGAAGCGATCGGGTCGGGTCTGGGCCTGTACCGGCACTACCTCTGGCTCGGCGGAGACCCCGCCGAAACGGATGCGCGGGGTGTGGCCGGCCGGGCCGCAAACGGCGATGTTCTCGCCGCCCGCGCCGTTCGCGATTCCGCTGCGGCGGTCGGGCGTGCGATCGCAGCGGTGGTGACTGTGCTCGATCCCGAGCGGGTCGTCATCACCGGCAGTGTGCCCATGATCGGCGACGCCTGGTGGAGTGCCATGGACGCCGCGTTCCGCGCCGACGTGATCGACGCCCTCCAAGGGGTCCCGCTCGTCGCCGGCACCCTCGGCGGCGACGCTCCGCTGCGCGGTGCTGCCGCATCCGCGTGGGCCGCTCTGAGGGGAGAGTCATGA
- a CDS encoding N-acetylmannosamine-6-phosphate 2-epimerase, producing the protein MTMRAENILGLLTGGLIVSCQAYPGEPMRDPSTMAQIARAAVLGGAVSVRLQGIADIRAAADLTVPIVGLVKDGGSGVFITPTLEHARAVADAGASIVAIDGTRRPRPDGLTLAQTVAGLRETHPDVLVMADCGSLDDAIAAGQAGADVLGTTLSGYTGEREKTSGPDLDLIQSIATHCAQPVVAEGRIHSPADAAAARRAGAHAVCVGTAITHPSTITSWFVEALATTSERVS; encoded by the coding sequence ATGACAATGCGTGCCGAGAACATTCTCGGCCTCCTCACCGGTGGGCTGATCGTCTCCTGCCAGGCCTACCCGGGCGAGCCCATGCGCGACCCCAGCACGATGGCCCAGATCGCCCGCGCCGCCGTGCTCGGCGGCGCCGTCTCCGTGCGGCTGCAGGGCATCGCCGACATCCGGGCTGCCGCCGACCTCACCGTTCCGATCGTGGGGCTCGTCAAGGACGGTGGTTCCGGCGTATTCATCACCCCGACGCTCGAGCACGCCCGTGCCGTGGCGGACGCGGGGGCGAGCATCGTCGCGATCGACGGCACACGTCGACCTCGCCCGGACGGGCTCACGCTGGCCCAGACCGTCGCGGGGCTGCGGGAAACGCATCCGGACGTGCTCGTGATGGCCGATTGCGGTTCTCTCGACGACGCGATCGCTGCCGGGCAAGCGGGCGCAGACGTCCTGGGCACGACCCTTTCCGGCTACACCGGGGAGCGCGAAAAGACGTCAGGGCCCGACCTTGATCTCATCCAGAGCATCGCCACGCATTGCGCCCAACCTGTCGTCGCGGAGGGGCGAATCCACTCACCGGCCGACGCCGCAGCTGCACGTCGAGCGGGCGCCCATGCCGTGTGCGTGGGTACCGCGATCACGCATCCATCCACGATCACATCGTGGTTCGTCGAAGCATTGGCGACCACGTCAGAGAGAGTCAGCTAG
- a CDS encoding ABC transporter ATP-binding protein: MSHPIIELQDVHVRFKTRTSGLFTKSYIDALAGVSLTVRRGQTLGIVGESGSGKSTAAKVLVGLQQPTAGQVVFAGEAVSSFTPSVRRRLGSILSVVFQDPATALNARMTVRDALLDPMQVHHVGEPSQRERRVKELIGLVGLPTSALDAFPAQLSGGQRQRVAIARALALNPQVIVADEPTSALDVSVRAQILNLLTDLKNELNLGMVFISHDIQTVRYLSDEIAVMNRGRVVEFGDAARVFNDPTDPYTRSLLGAAPSLLNPHTPA, translated from the coding sequence ATGAGTCACCCCATCATCGAGCTTCAGGACGTACATGTACGGTTCAAGACCCGCACCTCCGGTCTGTTCACCAAGAGCTACATTGATGCGCTCGCGGGTGTCTCACTCACGGTGAGGCGGGGACAGACCCTCGGCATCGTCGGGGAATCCGGCTCGGGAAAGTCCACCGCCGCGAAAGTTCTCGTGGGTCTGCAGCAGCCGACGGCAGGTCAGGTGGTGTTCGCCGGCGAAGCCGTCTCCTCGTTCACTCCCAGTGTGCGCCGTCGCCTCGGCAGCATCCTGTCGGTCGTCTTTCAAGACCCGGCGACCGCCCTGAACGCCCGCATGACGGTGCGAGACGCGCTGCTGGATCCAATGCAGGTGCACCACGTCGGCGAGCCCTCACAACGCGAACGCAGAGTGAAGGAGCTCATCGGCCTGGTCGGCCTACCGACCTCTGCCTTGGACGCTTTCCCCGCCCAGCTGTCCGGTGGTCAGCGTCAACGCGTCGCAATCGCGCGAGCGCTGGCTCTCAACCCGCAGGTGATCGTCGCTGACGAGCCCACCTCAGCCCTCGATGTCTCGGTGAGAGCGCAGATCCTGAACCTGCTCACCGACCTCAAGAACGAACTGAACCTCGGCATGGTCTTCATCTCCCACGACATCCAGACCGTGCGCTACCTCTCCGACGAGATCGCTGTGATGAACAGGGGCCGTGTTGTCGAGTTCGGGGATGCCGCCCGCGTCTTCAACGACCCCACTGATCCCTACACACGCAGCCTCCTCGGAGCCGCGCCTTCCCTGCTCAACCCGCATACACCCGCCTGA
- a CDS encoding alpha/beta hydrolase: MTVAATRSKNNAVPVARQFEPALRALGDALPTDIGVPGGMMAYRLQARSRATTAEAVAARCGLTSSERSSGGVPVTVFQAPAEPALARVIFLHGGGLIAGDRFAGADIVARHALELRLEVWCVEYPLAPEHDFGDIVETVLAVTREAGRDGMRILLAGQSAGGGIAAEVALRAASSGVRIGGQLLVCPMLARADAVTALPFHGDRSWSAANDAAAWTAALGESAHTPPGERHEIPELGPTYLDAGSAELFRDAVTDFARALWRRGNRAELHVWSGGFHGFDSAAEDASGSAESHRVRGGWIRRWLDDEL, translated from the coding sequence ATGACCGTCGCCGCGACACGTTCAAAGAACAACGCTGTGCCGGTGGCTCGACAGTTCGAACCGGCCCTCCGTGCGTTGGGCGATGCTCTGCCCACTGACATCGGCGTGCCCGGGGGGATGATGGCGTACCGTCTTCAGGCCCGGTCCCGTGCTACAACGGCCGAGGCCGTCGCAGCGCGCTGCGGCTTGACGTCCTCCGAGCGCTCCTCCGGCGGCGTCCCGGTAACCGTCTTCCAGGCACCCGCAGAGCCCGCGCTCGCTCGGGTGATCTTTCTGCACGGCGGGGGCCTGATCGCCGGGGACCGGTTCGCGGGCGCAGACATCGTCGCCCGGCATGCTCTCGAGTTGAGACTCGAGGTCTGGTGCGTCGAATACCCGCTCGCCCCTGAGCACGACTTCGGTGACATCGTCGAGACTGTCCTCGCGGTCACCAGGGAGGCCGGCCGCGACGGGATGCGGATCCTGCTCGCCGGCCAGAGCGCAGGGGGCGGTATCGCCGCCGAAGTCGCCCTGCGCGCCGCCTCGTCTGGCGTGCGTATCGGCGGACAGTTGCTCGTGTGCCCGATGCTGGCCCGGGCGGACGCCGTGACGGCTCTTCCATTTCACGGCGACCGCTCGTGGAGTGCCGCCAATGATGCGGCCGCCTGGACTGCGGCGTTGGGCGAGAGCGCGCACACGCCGCCCGGCGAGCGCCACGAGATCCCCGAACTCGGGCCGACCTACCTCGACGCAGGATCGGCAGAGCTCTTCCGCGACGCGGTGACAGATTTTGCCAGAGCCCTCTGGCGCCGCGGCAACCGTGCGGAGCTGCACGTGTGGTCCGGCGGCTTCCATGGGTTTGACAGCGCCGCCGAGGATGCCTCCGGCTCGGCCGAATCGCATCGAGTCCGGGGCGGGTGGATTCGTCGCTGGCTCGATGACGAGTTGTAG
- the nagB gene encoding glucosamine-6-phosphate deaminase, protein MEVIIVREDRIGELVADEIAALMARKPDAVLGLATGSSPLRIYDAVADRVADGTISLARARAFTLDEYVGLAEGHPCSYRTVIEQDFVSRVDLPTDAVQGPNGGAADLAAACASFESAMREAGGVDLQILGIGTDGHIAFNEPASSFASRTRVKTLTEQTRLDNARFFDGDVDAVPVHCLTQGLGTIMEARHVVLVATGAGKAEAVRQLVEGAVSALWPATILQHHPHVTVFVDDAAAAQLELADYYRSTYAHRDSVIR, encoded by the coding sequence GTGGAAGTAATCATTGTCCGGGAAGACCGGATCGGCGAACTCGTCGCCGACGAAATCGCGGCGCTCATGGCACGCAAGCCTGACGCCGTCCTGGGGCTCGCCACCGGGTCCAGCCCCCTGCGAATCTACGACGCTGTGGCCGACCGGGTCGCCGACGGCACGATCTCACTGGCCCGGGCCCGCGCGTTCACATTGGATGAATACGTGGGCCTGGCTGAGGGACACCCCTGCTCCTATCGCACGGTGATCGAGCAGGACTTCGTGTCTCGAGTCGATCTGCCCACAGACGCCGTGCAGGGCCCGAACGGTGGCGCGGCCGACCTGGCCGCCGCCTGCGCTTCCTTCGAGAGTGCGATGCGGGAGGCGGGCGGTGTCGACCTGCAAATCCTGGGGATCGGCACCGACGGCCATATCGCCTTCAACGAGCCTGCCTCGTCGTTCGCTTCGCGCACGCGGGTGAAGACCCTCACAGAGCAGACCCGCCTCGACAACGCGCGGTTCTTCGACGGCGACGTTGATGCGGTTCCCGTGCACTGCCTCACCCAGGGGCTCGGCACGATCATGGAGGCTCGTCACGTGGTGCTGGTCGCGACGGGTGCCGGCAAGGCTGAAGCGGTGCGACAGCTCGTCGAGGGCGCTGTGTCGGCGCTCTGGCCGGCCACAATCCTCCAGCACCACCCGCATGTCACCGTGTTCGTCGACGACGCGGCGGCCGCGCAACTGGAACTGGCCGACTACTACCGCTCCACGTACGCTCACCGAGACAGTGTGATCCGATGA
- a CDS encoding dipeptide/oligopeptide/nickel ABC transporter permease/ATP-binding protein, translating to MRRILAERLSVPGLRLAGLSIGSRICLAIITVIALSAVFAPLVAPFDPLSSGPPVQAPSAEHWFGTDRQGRDIFSRLLYGGRYSLAIGLGATLSALAVASVLGAIAATASKWISETLMRVMDVVMSFPGIALAAVFVAVFGKSLPVLIFTIAFLYVPQLTRIVRANILDQYGDDYVAAVRVMGASTPRIIVKHVARNTMAPVLVFATVLVADAIVFEASLSFLQAGVPDPEPSWGNVIASGRNLLMSGAWWATFFPGLLIMLSVLCLNILSEGMTDAMLTQKTRKITSKAAATDEATSTLEASQSQSEGAGSGVGLAGGARSDGADVPIVTVAIPTLEATTTAVPLEERLADLRDIELGRSDRLRFTLDVQPLLEVRNLSISFPRHGDVSVVDNVNFTVRPGETMALVGESGCGKSITSLAIMGLLDPRATITGQIIFDGKDLLKMAPKERNALRGHDIAMIYQDALSSLNPAMLIRSQMKQLTSRGGTRSAEELLHLVGLEPKRTLASYPHELSGGQRQRVLIAMALTRNPRLVIADEPTTALDVTVQAQVVDLLNSLREELGFAMVFVSHDLALVAELAHRITVMYAGQVVEQATTRELLTQPLHEYTRGLLGAVLSIESGSDRLHQVPGTVPSPRDFPAGDRFAPRSSTPARGRGVTPVRRRLDGTDHYYAAHPEDAPILPLGGTR from the coding sequence ATGCGACGCATACTAGCCGAACGACTTTCGGTACCGGGCCTGCGCCTTGCCGGCCTGTCCATCGGGTCAAGAATCTGTCTGGCAATCATCACCGTGATCGCCCTCTCCGCGGTCTTCGCACCGCTGGTGGCTCCATTCGATCCACTCTCGTCCGGCCCGCCGGTTCAGGCGCCCAGCGCTGAACACTGGTTCGGCACGGACCGGCAGGGGCGCGACATCTTCTCGCGGCTCCTCTACGGCGGCCGGTACTCACTGGCGATCGGCCTCGGCGCGACGCTGAGCGCCCTCGCGGTGGCTTCGGTGCTCGGTGCAATCGCCGCCACGGCATCCAAGTGGATCTCCGAAACCCTGATGCGCGTGATGGACGTCGTCATGTCATTTCCTGGAATCGCTTTGGCGGCCGTTTTTGTTGCGGTGTTCGGCAAGTCGCTTCCGGTCTTGATCTTCACCATTGCCTTCCTTTACGTCCCCCAGCTGACCCGCATCGTCCGCGCCAACATCCTCGACCAGTACGGCGACGACTACGTCGCTGCCGTGCGGGTGATGGGTGCATCAACACCACGGATCATCGTCAAGCACGTCGCCCGCAACACCATGGCACCGGTGCTGGTGTTCGCCACGGTTCTTGTCGCCGATGCGATCGTCTTCGAAGCATCCCTGTCGTTCCTTCAGGCCGGCGTTCCCGACCCTGAGCCCTCCTGGGGCAATGTGATCGCGTCTGGTCGGAATCTTCTGATGAGCGGTGCGTGGTGGGCGACCTTCTTCCCCGGCCTGCTCATCATGCTCTCCGTGCTGTGCCTGAACATCCTCTCCGAGGGGATGACCGATGCCATGCTCACGCAGAAGACGCGCAAGATCACCAGCAAAGCGGCTGCGACCGACGAGGCGACGAGCACGCTCGAAGCCAGCCAGTCGCAGTCGGAAGGTGCAGGCTCCGGGGTTGGACTCGCCGGGGGCGCCAGGTCCGACGGCGCCGATGTGCCTATCGTGACGGTCGCCATACCCACGCTGGAAGCCACCACGACAGCCGTCCCACTGGAAGAGCGCCTCGCCGACCTTCGTGACATCGAGCTCGGGCGCTCGGACCGGCTCCGGTTCACTCTCGACGTGCAGCCGCTGCTCGAGGTCAGGAACCTGTCAATCTCCTTCCCTCGCCACGGTGACGTCAGCGTCGTCGACAACGTCAACTTCACGGTCCGCCCAGGCGAGACCATGGCGTTGGTCGGTGAGTCCGGGTGCGGCAAGTCGATCACCTCCCTCGCCATCATGGGTTTGCTCGACCCCCGGGCGACGATAACCGGCCAGATCATCTTCGACGGCAAGGACCTTCTGAAGATGGCGCCCAAGGAGCGCAACGCGCTCCGTGGTCACGACATCGCGATGATCTACCAGGATGCTCTGAGCTCGCTCAATCCCGCCATGCTGATCCGTTCGCAGATGAAGCAACTGACCTCGCGAGGCGGCACCCGCAGCGCGGAGGAGCTGTTGCACCTGGTCGGCCTCGAGCCGAAACGCACTCTCGCGTCGTATCCGCATGAGTTGTCCGGCGGGCAGCGTCAGCGAGTGCTCATCGCGATGGCCCTCACCCGAAACCCACGGCTGGTCATCGCGGACGAGCCGACAACGGCTCTGGATGTGACAGTTCAGGCTCAGGTCGTCGATCTGCTCAACTCGCTCCGCGAGGAACTCGGATTCGCCATGGTGTTCGTCTCCCACGACCTTGCTTTGGTCGCCGAACTCGCGCACCGCATCACCGTGATGTACGCGGGCCAGGTCGTCGAGCAAGCGACGACACGGGAGCTGCTCACCCAGCCGTTGCATGAATACACTCGCGGGCTGCTCGGCGCTGTGCTCTCGATCGAATCCGGTTCCGATCGCCTCCACCAGGTCCCGGGGACCGTACCGTCGCCGCGAGACTTTCCGGCCGGCGACCGTTTCGCTCCACGATCGTCCACCCCGGCACGGGGCCGCGGGGTCACCCCCGTGCGCCGCCGTCTCGACGGGACGGATCACTACTATGCCGCGCATCCCGAGGACGCGCCGATCCTGCCACTAGGAGGCACACGATGA
- a CDS encoding N-acetylglucosamine-6-phosphate deacetylase: MTGLLVHSARLITANSHGDIRDDPAGWVRIRDGIVTATGTTGDWAPEGDDVVDARQIGGPGAIITSGLVDIHNHGGATFAFDGSIDEILQAVGAHTAHGVTRIVLSLVSADPRALEAQLTRIAAARREQPGILGAHLEGPYIDSDRCGAHDPAALHPPEAHELARLLATGVVQQVTLAPELTGGIEAVRQIVAAGSVAAIGHTGADAGTTLRAIDAGASLLTHTFNAMPPVHHRAPGPIGAAAADDRMILEIIADGSHVDPTVVRMLFAAAPGRVALVSDAMAAAAASDGEYLLGAQQVTVRDGLATLHGTSTLAGSTLTLDRALRNVVSWGIPLGAAIASATAVPARAIQRDDLGRLEVGCRGDLVIWDSALLPRAVWRDGVRIVTDTDAHDDPRVAG; this comes from the coding sequence ATGACCGGTCTGCTCGTACACTCCGCGCGCCTCATCACCGCCAACTCACACGGTGACATCCGCGACGACCCGGCCGGCTGGGTGCGCATCCGCGACGGCATCGTGACAGCCACCGGCACGACCGGCGACTGGGCCCCAGAGGGGGACGACGTGGTCGACGCCCGCCAGATCGGCGGGCCGGGTGCGATCATCACCTCCGGCCTCGTGGATATCCACAACCACGGCGGAGCGACCTTCGCGTTTGACGGCAGCATCGACGAGATCCTGCAGGCCGTCGGCGCTCATACCGCCCACGGCGTGACCCGAATCGTGCTTTCTCTGGTGAGCGCCGATCCCCGAGCCCTTGAGGCCCAGCTGACCCGGATCGCCGCCGCCCGGCGCGAGCAGCCCGGCATTCTCGGCGCCCACCTCGAGGGTCCATACATCGACAGCGATCGCTGCGGAGCCCACGACCCAGCCGCCCTTCACCCGCCAGAGGCGCACGAGCTCGCCCGCCTGCTCGCGACGGGGGTGGTCCAGCAGGTGACGCTCGCACCCGAACTCACCGGCGGCATCGAGGCGGTGCGCCAGATTGTCGCCGCCGGGAGCGTTGCGGCGATCGGGCACACCGGCGCTGATGCGGGCACCACGCTGCGCGCGATTGATGCCGGAGCCAGCCTGCTGACCCACACGTTCAATGCAATGCCGCCGGTGCATCATCGGGCGCCGGGCCCGATCGGTGCGGCGGCGGCGGACGACAGGATGATCCTTGAGATCATCGCTGACGGCAGTCACGTCGACCCCACAGTCGTCCGCATGCTCTTCGCCGCCGCCCCCGGCAGGGTGGCACTCGTCAGCGACGCGATGGCCGCCGCGGCAGCGTCCGATGGCGAATACCTGCTCGGCGCCCAACAGGTGACTGTGAGAGACGGGCTCGCCACGCTGCACGGCACCAGCACTCTCGCCGGCTCAACCTTGACCCTGGACCGGGCCCTGCGCAACGTTGTGTCGTGGGGCATTCCGCTCGGTGCGGCGATCGCCTCGGCCACTGCCGTGCCCGCTCGAGCGATACAGCGCGACGACCTCGGCCGACTCGAGGTGGGCTGCCGCGGCGACCTGGTGATCTGGGACAGCGCCCTGCTCCCTCGTGCCGTCTGGCGTGACGGTGTCCGTATCGTCACGGACACCGATGCACACGACGATCCGCGAGTGGCCGGATGA